The Cydia pomonella isolate Wapato2018A chromosome 22, ilCydPomo1, whole genome shotgun sequence genomic interval AATTCCTTCGCTAGAAGCGCGATTTCAGGCAATTCCaaagtatagtcgttagatttgtagcccTGGCCCCGAgaggctaatcctttgtctattgttaaggcaaaccgcacgtgctactaccTGCATGAAAAAATAGTCGGGTCACTTTAACCGATgattgaattacaactcctatggcgattgaaataagattcaaaattaacaaatggaaaaataatttgcgatttcttgtgcggtccctctacggttacttAGTGCCAGCGACTCGAACgctacagaaccagtctaaaatgagTTCTCGAGATGCGTaagcgtaacaaaggcgcgtcaTCGGAGAgtgcacctacactggtttttttggcattggactagcccgcgttcgggtgccaattagaattatacgacccttttttgctGGTAGTGGCGCGTGCGGTTtaacttaacaatagacaaaggattagccgctcggggccagtttcaattaaaatgacTATACCCGTTTTAGCAAGTCTGGAGTTGAACCAGCGACCGCAATAGCATATCTTTCATCTCGCTTTCAATCGCTGGATACAGAAAACGGGTAGTTGAGAATGCAGCAATCCGGAATTACCCTCCCGCACTACGTTTGCGAGAATGGCACGCCCTGTCAGCTATCTCACTCCAATAGTTGCATAAATACGTGAACGGCGCCCGCGCGTGCCTTAATCTCAGCAGTGCGAAGGGCCCGCAAGGGCCTACAAGCagaataacatacaaaaaaaaacgcgcGTGCCTTAGTTGATTATGGCCGGCCGCCGATGCAGATGTATGccactattaattttttttatactacgtcggtggcaaacaagcatacggcccgcctgatggtaagcagtctctgtatcCTATGTactcctgcaactccagaggagttacatgcgcgttgctggccctaaaccccccccccccccctcattgagctctggcaaccttactcaccggcaggaacacaacactatgagtagggtctagtgttatttggctgctgttttctgtaaggtggaggtacttccccagttgggctctgctctagatttggaatgacatccactggctgtgccctaccacacaaagcgagatgacatttacaatgtcCATACTTcgcttttggacgtagtttaaggtcGTACCCGGTCCAAACGGGGGTCAATGAACGACACTTTGATTTTGTCCTTATTTGAAATTATTGGTCTGATTATGACCAAAATTAATAACCCTATGTTCTTACCGGCCGCTTAGCATCCGGAATTTCCACATTTTTATTCAATCGCGTCGAACGTTAAATACGAGTAGATGTCTATGAATCTGTTCTATAGAGTTTTGggcgaaccgcgagttctcagttcggggtGAACTactagtttttttgtttgactttcaaacaacaatttttttttgttgttgtgcGCATTAAGACGTACGCTAGTTTTGAGTTGTCTTCCCTTTGCCACTTCCTCACAACATGTATTTCCAGCTTTACAAAATATGGTGAATCTTTGGATTCTAGGGggaccttaccttaccttacctttttAACTTACGCCATCGCCAGTtcatttgtttacttatcaTGCCCTTACTCTGTTTCTATAGagtaaataaggtaaaaaagtaCACAGCCTAAATCCGATAGTTGACAACACCAACAACAGTTAACAAGTAAATGGAATAGTGTCAATCACCGGGACATAAACGCTGTATAAACTTTTAAATGCAGTCTACTTGATTCGTCACTTTCACCACAATTTGAcccacaaaaaaatacaaatagtgAAGACAAAAGTCTTTGaagtttttaattggttttctGCCCAAGATGGTTAACTCTAAAACGAGTTACGTGTCGGCCTCCCAGCAAGGCCGGCTATTGTGTGTTCACGGATCATTGGAGGAGCGTCGGTTTTGTTTTTGCGGCGTGGCATGGGCGGCCAGCGATTGATAGCTTTACGGCTTCATTCCGGCCCGTCGTAATTAAGTCCGTTAGGTCTTCTATCTTtgcagatatatatatatatatatacacgaaGTCTCAAAAACCAAAGACATGTCGAATACTGAAGCGGCAGTGAAGAGGCTTTCGATTAAACCCCTAATTTGAAAAAAACAAGTCagtcaaaaacaaaataagtcaGAGGCAGTTATTTGAAAATGTATGTAGATCTTACTGCTTATGGCGgcaaaaagtataataaaaaaatatattccgtTAAACAAATACCTGCTAGTACACTCTAAAAGATAATAAATGTatatcacaaataaaataaataaaacgtactTGAATAAAAGGTTCGATGATTTTTTGTGCGATATGGAAGAACACTCCTTCCGGTCACGGTTGTGACTTCGAAGGTGCGGTTACTTAGTCATTGGTGAAGAACAAAGACCTTATTCGTCACGCCCTTGGTGGAAGCGATGTGTGGTTAGGAGTTGCTTCTGTAAGGAACGTGCAGCGGCAACCTTTTAGGGCTTCTTCCCTGTCTCGAAGAGTATCAAtggaattatatttttatgaaagcAAGCCGCTTGTTCGTCTGTAAATGTATCAATGGGCTGTATCACATAAGTCTAAAGTTCTTTATGGAAGGAGTAGACTCCGgctggagcaaaaagctatggaaacttagcaaaAGACAACTCCAAATGATAACAGGGGTGTTTCCTGGCCATCACGGGGACAAAGCAGTTTTGACTCTGACAACACCTATTGTCGAATGTGTAGCGAAGAGAAAGAGACAGTAATTACCTGATATGCGAATGTCACGTCCTCGCCAAACAAAGAGTGAAGTGCTTTGGAGCGGGCTacctggaaccaaaggaattcaaaatgtTACCCAAGAGCTTCATCATCCAGCACATGGCTGGTCagaaaagctcttgagtagttgACGGATCTTTCCAGGAAGGgggtaattacacaaattgtgtctatgggtcgaagtggtcgaagggcccccgaaaaccataagataagataagatcaCATAAAATCTAATAAGTAGACAGTTGAAAGTATGGCAGTCGGTATTtctgttcttcttcttcttccttgcctTATCCCTTCATTTGGGGTCAGCTCTCCTCGTCCTTAGGCGCCAGGACCacctgtcctgggttgtctctGTGTTCAGCTGCGCCCGTTCCAGATCTTTGGCTACGGTTGTCCACCACGTAGCTAGCGGGCGCCCTCTTCCTCTTCTCTCTTCCGGGATAGCCAAGGCCTTTTTGACTGGGTACTCGTCCCTTCTCATAACATAAGGCAGTCGATATTTTTGTTGCCTTTATGAAACAAACAAATCATTATTCATTCATGCAGCAGTGTTCTAACTTGAAAGGGGTCTTACGTCGTTTGACTTtggtaaaaaaccggccaagtgcgagtcggactcgcgcaccgagggttccgtacaaacctgtaggtatatattattgtatgatgtaactaaaaatgtacggttttcgcaatttttcctttatctgtgctataagacgttgcatcgtaccaaatttcaagattctgagttcacgggaagtaccctgtaggttttgatcattgatgtaagtaaaaggggtagatatgtgacgttaatagttgacaaaactaaaacctggtccagcacccactcatttgcaaatactacacaccattataatgtacatgtgcacaacgagcaacagggataaccaaatatagttaagAGGCCACAAGTGCCAAAGTTGTTAGTATTCAGGCGTCTAGATCTCAATATTGAAAACAACTACATGCCTGATATTCATATACATTAAACTTCAACATATATCCTTCAAACTGGTAAACTTGAAAACACGATTAGTAAAAAAAGCCTcgatacttttatttttcaaacattgccccttttttacatgtttttggtCGGGACGTCGAAACCCTTGAGTGTTTCAAAATGATTCTTAGTTTAATAGTTGAGTAATTACCAGTTCTTTAATCTGGTAAAAGCTTTttcttataaattttatagtttagttgTATACAGCAATTATCTGATTCGGCGCTTACGCCATGTAGTTTGAGGCACCCGCCTACTGTCGCCTTCTCATGTTTTGCGTGTTCTGGCAATTAGATCTATCTCGCTTTCTATTTTTAGAACAGACTGCGCCAAATTCATTGCGCGACGGACGTGTGTAAAATTTTCGCTGGTCATTAATTATTGCGtttgtaaatacatagaaaaaatgttaagctagttgtaaatattttcgttaTTTGTGTTTTGTGTGGTACATAATTAAACACATTTAGGTACATCATAACATTAAGTACTTTCTATATAAATTTGACCGTAACATACGGCTGCCGATTCGGCGAACAAGAGCGCATCGAACAGAATGGAGTCGCTGTTATTTATGCAAAATAGAGATGATGGgtaatgttaattattacgttctatctatattaaagttttaaattacgtaaaataaGAGTGAGTACTAGTttacaaactttattttatattgttatatctTACAGAAAAACTTCCAATACTTCACCTAACGAGTGGCGGGCAGAGACGCACCATTATTTTGGAATTTAGATAACGTATTTGGCTTAAAACaccttataaattatttcacctaactattttttataaatactaagaTGCAGAGGTATTCCAGAGCAAGTAATTCCAGACGTAAAAGTAAGCCGCGAAGAAATGTTATCATTGAAAAAtatccaaataaagataaaaattacGGCGAAAATTGCTTAAAGCCCGATTTGCTGCAAGAAGATTTAGATAAGCTAAAAGAAtcttttctaaaaaaattggATAAAACAGATGAGgaacgagaaaaaaaaacagtcctgCAAAGCAACTGTAGCAAGTAAGAGAAATTTGTTGCAAATCTACTGGAAGCaagaacaaaaattaaattgttagCGCGTTATtacgctatttaaataaaagacaagTGTTTAAAGAAGTACCATTATTTTAATGGTGTATTACAAGAAGTTACTACAGGTTCTTTGTCTAGGACACGCGCGTTCAGTTCAGTGGTTAAGATGCAAGAGGTCGATGCTCGGGTCGCGGTGCACGTCGATGCGTCTCATATGCGAAACTTCGGCGCTGGCATCGCGCTCTCTGGTTGGCCGCCGTTCTGTCGTCTATGTTGGCAGATTGGAGCCGCATCTCCATCAATCATTGGTTGTAGAAAAACTAGGGGTGTTGCCACAGCGCTAACATACTCCGGGGCGCTGAAAGATCCATCTTTCAGGACTCTCTCTGTTGTACAAGCAGCGGGCACATTCGGTTGAGCGCTCGCTTGACTATCCCTCTAGCGGTATTGATGTCTGCAACGCGTGGCACGCCATCCTTTCCGTTATATAGTTTGACGACTCTGCCCATGCGCCATAGCAACGGCGGCAAGCCTTCCTCCTTGATGAGTACGAGTTCTCCCAGCCGTAGATCGCGCTGCCTCTCGCGCCACTTGTAGCGCTGCTGCTGCAGGGACACGAACTCGGCCGACCAGCGCTTCCAGAAGTGTTGCCGCAGCTGCTCCAGCCTCAGGTAGCGGTCCAGGCGGTTCGGGTTCCGGTCCTGCAGGGGCGGCGACGGCAGCGACGTGAGCGGCCTACAAATGAGAAAGTGCCCGGGAGTAAGGGGGTAAAAGTCATTAGGGGAGGAGGAGAGTGGGCAGAGAGGCCTACTGTTCAAAATTGCCTCCACTTGGCTAAAAAGAGACGAAAGCTCTTCAAAGGTGAGATGTGTGTTACCCAAAATTCGTTTGAGGTGAAATTTAGCGCTTTTAATGCCGGCCTCAGCGTAGCCATTAAAGTTAGGTGCATAAGCTGgtgcaaatttaaatttcataccTTGACCAGCTGCAAATTCAGATATatcgttttcatacaatttaaagaaatcatttatttctttagcTGCAGCTACTAGATTTCTACCATTATCACAAAACAGCTCCGCAGGTTTGCCGCGCCTGGCGATAAATCTGCGGAGTGCTAGCACAAATGCATCTTTAGACAAGTCGCTCACAGCCTCTAAGTGAACACATTTATATCTTAAACATATAAATAGACACAGATAACATTTCGTGATTTTACATCCACGCCCACGGCGATCTGTTATTAAATAAGGACCGGCTAAGTCTACAGCTGTTGACGTGAATGGAAAATCAGCATTTAAGCGTTGCGCTGGTAAATTgcccattatattttttaaagtttggcCAGCGATTCTTTTACAAGTGACACAATTGTGGGCCGTGCTTCTCGCGAGGTTTCTGCCTCCGACCGGCCATATCAAGTCCCGCACTGAGCATAGCAATAGCTGTGGTCCTGCATGTAGGAGACGTATGTGTTCATGTGTAAAAATGAGTTTGGTTAGTGTGTGTTTAGCATGTAACAACATGGGATGCTTCTGTTCATAACTACAATCTGAAGCATCTAGCCTTCCCCCGACTCTCAAGAGGCCTTGTGAGTCAATAAATGGGTTCAAGGTTATAACGTGTGATCTAGGACTCAACCTGTGACCTTTGCGCATCGTTTCAAGTTCAGAGGCAAATGACTGCTGTTGTGCAATTTTAACTAAAGTATGTAAAGAGTCTGTAAGTTCTTGTGACGATAGCGAGCCAGTTAGTTTGGGCAGGCTAGGCttacaattatttatgaaaCGGCGCACATAAGCCACAGTATGTTGTAgccttttatattttgaaaatctATCAAAATCTATGATAGATGGTTCATTGTCGATGCTTGTTAGCATAGACGTTACTTTGAGTTCAGGCAAGACCTCCGGTTCTACTGAATTTAGCTCTGGCCATTCCTTTTCAGGCTTTAATAGAAACTCGGGGCCCCCCCACCACAGAGCGTTCCCAGAGACATGCTGTGGATCCACACCACGTGTTGCAAGATCACTTGGATTTTCTTTTGTAGGCACATGTCTCCAGGTGGCTCCGGACGTGAGACTGGCTATAGCGGCCACTCTGTTTGCTACAAACGTTTTAAGTTTGGCTCTGTCTGTCTTTAGCCAAGCCAGGCAGCAGCTAGAGTCAGTCCAGAATATAGTGCGAGAGACAGGACGCCTCCAGGCTCTTACTACGGCTGCATATGTTTGTGCCGCTAACAAGCATCCAGCTAATTCTAATTTCGGTATGCTTGTGCGCCGGATTGGAGCTATTCTGTCTCTCGCACACAACAGGTGGACTTGTTGTTCACCCGTGTCagaaataatttttacataaatgCAGGCTGCATATGCAGTCTCTGCAGCGTCAGAAAAGCAATGCAACTCTATTGTGGAGGGTGCCTCGCACAATACATATCTAGGTATACTGAGTGCTTTAATGTGAtgcaaatttttaataaatcgaGACCAGATTCGCTGTATTTCAGGAGAAACTGGTTCGTCCCAAGATTTGCCTTCTTTccacaaagtttgtattaatattttaggttTGACTGTACATAGGCTTAAAAGACCCAAGGGATCAAATACTTGGAAGGTTTTAGATAGAATTGTTCTTTTTGTGGCCTTTTCATCAGAGTGatcatttttaattgaaaaatttaatatatcttGGCTAGGTTGCCACCCTAGTCCAAGTGTTTGACAGGCTTGACTCAAAGCTAGATGATCATCTTGATTAATGAAATCTGACTTTAATAACGCGTTTGAATTTGAACGGTATTTACGCAGATTAAAGCAACCAGAGGCTAAAGACTGTGAGACGCCAGCTTGTATTTGAAGCAGCTCTGATTCAGAGTCTGCCCCTGTTAATAAGTCATCACAGTAAaagtcattttgtataattagtacggtcgccaagccgctcagaggccagatttaattgactcagctcggccttacccacaaccggtatcaatgtgttcggacagttctcctgatcaccgtacatgcggtagtaaagcggaaaaatggtggaggggatagtaatg includes:
- the LOC133530243 gene encoding uncharacterized protein LOC133530243, with protein sequence MLTSIDNEPSIIDFDRFSKYKRLQHTVAYVRRFINNCKPSLPKLTGSLSSQELTDSLHTLVKIAQQQSFASELETMRKGHRLSPRSHVITLNPFIDSQGLLRVGGRLDASDCSYEQKHPMLLHAKHTLTKLIFTHEHIRLLHAGPQLLLCSVRDLIWPVGGRNLARSTAHNCVTCKRIAGQTLKNIMGNLPAQRLNADFPFTSTAVDLAGPYLITDRRGRGCKITKCYLCLFICLRYKCVHLEAVSDLSKDAFVLALRRFIARRGKPAELFCDNGRNLVAAAKEINDFFKLYENDISEFAAGQGMKFKFAPAYAPNFNGYAEAGIKSAKFHLKRILGNTHLTFEELSSLFSQVEAILNSRPLCPLSSSPNDFYPLTPGHFLICRPLTSLPSPPLQDRNPNRLDRYLRLEQLRQHFWKRWSAEFVSLQQQRYKWRERQRDLRLGELVLIKEEGLPPLLWRMGRVVKLYNGKDGVPRVADINTARGIVKRALNRMCPLLVQQRES